The following proteins are co-located in the Solanum pennellii chromosome 1, SPENNV200 genome:
- the LOC107008225 gene encoding oligopeptide transporter 4 — translation MGTYQPESLAGAMNSDDVSPIEEVRLTVTNTDDPTLPVWTFRMWFLGLFSCCLLSFLNQFFSYRTEPLVITQITVQVATLPIGHFLATILPATKFRLPGFGPRLFSLNPGPFNIKEHVLISIFANAGSAFGNGSAYAVGIVTIIKAFYRRNISFLAGWILIITTQVLGYGWAGLLRKYVVEPAHMWWPATLVQVSLFRALHEKDDRRMSRAKFFLIALICSFCWYLVPGYLFSTLTSISWICWAFSKSVTAQQIGSGMRGLGLGAVTLDWSAVASFLFSPLICPFFAIVNIFAGYMLIIYMVIPIAYWGFDLYGASKFPIFSSHLFTSQGQKYDISAIVNDKFELDIGKYEEQGRIHLSMFFALTYGFGFATIASTLTHVALFYGREIYERFRASYKGKEDIHTRLMRKYKDIPSWWFNALLLVTLAISLILCIFLNNQVQMPWWGLLFASAIAFIFTLPISIITATTNQTPGLNIITEYVMGIILPGRPIANVCFKVYGYMSMSQAVSFLSDFKLGHYMKIPPRSMFLVQFLGTIISGTINISVAWWLLNSIENICQDDLLPPDSPWTCPGDRVFFDASVIWGLVGPKRIFGTLGNYSSMNWFFLGGAIGPVIVWLLHKMFPTQSWIPLINLPVLLGATGAMPPATPLNYNAWVIVGTIFNFFIFRYRKQWWQRYNYILSAALDAGVAFMAVLLYFSLGMENKGVTWWGTNGEHCKLATCPTAKGIAVDGCPAR, via the exons ATGGGAACTTACCAGCCAGAATCTCTCGCCGGAGCTATGAACTCCGATGATGTTTCACCGATTGAAGAAGTCCGGTTAACGGTAACCAACACCGATGACCCGACCCTACCCGTATGGACATTTAGAATGTGGTTTTTAGGCCTTTTCTCTTGTTGTTTGCTCTCTTTTCTGAACCAATTTTTCTCTTATCGAACAGAGCCGTTAGTTATAACACAAATCACAGTCCAAGTGGCTACTCTTCCCATCGGTCATTTCTTAGCTACGATTCTCCCGGCCACGAAGTTCCGGTTACCGGGCTTCGGGCCGAGATTGTTTTCGCTGAATCCGGGCCCGTTTAATATAAAGGAACATGTTCTCATTTCTATATTTGCTAATGCTGGAAGTGCTTTTGGGAACGGTTCAGCTTATGCCGTTGGAATAGTGACTATTATCAAAGCTTTTTACCGCAggaatatttcatttttggcTGGTTGGATTCTTATTATTACCACTCAG GTTCTGGGATATGGATGGGCTGGGCTTTTAAGGAAGTACGTAGTAGAGCCCGCCCATATGTGGTGGCCTGCTACTTTGGTTCAGGTCTCACTTTTCCG GGCCTTGCATGAGAAAGATGACCGGCGCATGTCAAGAGCAAAATTTTTCCTCATTGCGTTGATATGCAGCTTTTGCTGGTATTTGGTACCAGGATATCTATTCTCCACACTCACGAGCATTTCATGGATCTGCTGGGCATTCTCCAAATCAGTGACGGCTCAGCAAATTGGATCAGGCATGAGGGGCCTTGGACTTGGAGCTGTAACTCTAGATTGGTCTGCTGTGGCATCCTTCTTGTTCAGCCCCCTCATCTGCCCTTTCTTTGCCATTGTCAACATCTTTGCAGGGTACATGTTGATAATATACATGGTGATCCCAATAGCATATTGGGGATTTGACTTGTATGGTGCTTCCAAATTTCCCATTTTCTCATCGCACTTATTCACATCACAAGGTCAGAAGTACGATATATCAGCCATTGTGAATGACAAGTTTGAGCTAGATATTGGGAAGTATGAGGAGCAAGGGCGGATACATCTAAGCATGTTCTTTGCTCTCACTTATGGTTTTGGTTTTGCTACTATAGCATCTACACTTACACATGTGGCATTGTTCTATGGAAG GGAAATATATGAAAGATTCCGAGCTTCATACAAGGGAAAGGAGGATATTCATACAAGACTAATGAGGAAATACAAAGACATACCTTCATGGTGGTTTAATGCATTGCTTCTGGTGACACTAGCAATCTCCCTAATCCTCTGCATTTTCTTGAATAACCAAGTCCAGATGCCATGGTGGGGGCTTCTTTTTGCAAGTGCTATTGCTTTTATCTTCACACTTCCAATCAGCATCATAACAGCTACAACAAACCAG ACCCCAGGCTTGAACATAATCACTGAATATGTCATGGGAATAATACTACCAGGACGACCAATAGCCAATGTGTGCTTCAAAGTCTATGGGTACATGAGTATGTCACAGGCTGTCTCTTTCCTCAGCGACTTCAAATTGGGTCACTATATGAAGATCCCCCCTCGATCAATGTTCTTGGTTCAG TTTTTAGGAACAATAATTTCCGGAACTATCAACATATCTGTGGCGTGGTGGCTGCTAAACTCCATCGAGAACATATGTCAAGATGATCTCCTTCCACCAGACAGTCCATGGACATGCCCAGGAGATCGTGTTTTTTTCGATGCATCAGTTATCTGGGGTTTAGTCGGACCAAAAAGGATTTTTGGAACTCTTGGAAACTACAGCTCCATGAACTGGTTCTTCCTTGGAGGAGCAATAGGACCTGTAATAGTGTGGctcttgcataaaatgtttcCAACACAATCATGGATTCCCCTGATCAACCTTCCAGTCCTTCTGGGAGCAACAGGTGCCATGCCACCAGCAACACCATTGAACTACAATGCATGGGTCATTGTCGGCacaattttcaacttcttcatcttcCGATACCGAAAACAATGGTGGCAGAGATACAACTACATTCTATCCGCAGCGTTGGATGCAGGAGTAGCTTTCATGGCAGTCCTTCTATATTTCTCATTAGGAATGGAGAATAAAGGAGTGACTTGGTGGGGTACCAACGGGGAACACTGTAAATTGGCAACTTGTCCAACAGCCAAAGGCATAGCTGTTGATGGGTGTCCAGCTAGATAA
- the LOC107005431 gene encoding heat shock 70 kDa protein, mitochondrial: protein MATAALLRSLRRREFATSSISAYRTLASNTKPSWCPSLVGAKWAGLARPFSSKPAGNEIIGIDLGTTNSCVAVMEGKNPKVIENSEGARTTPSVVAFNQKGELLVGTPAKRQAVTNPTNTLSGTKRLIGRRFDDPQTQKEMKMVPYKIVKGSNGDAWVEANGQQYSPSQIGAFILTKMKETAEAYLGKSINKAVITVPAYFNDAQRQATKDAGRIAGLDVQRIINEPTAAALSYGMNSKEGLVAVFDLGGGTFDVSILEISNGVFEVKATNGDTFLGGEDFDNALLEFLVSEFKRTEGIDLSKDKLALQRLREAAEKAKIELSSTSQTDINLPFITADASGAKHLNITLTRSKFETLVNNLIERTRNPCKNCLKDAGVSLKDVDEVLLVGGMTRVPKVQEIVSEIFGKSPSKGVNPDEAVAMGAALQGGILRGDVKELLLLDVTPLSLGIETLGGIFTRLINRNTTIPTKKSQVFSTAADNQTQVGIKVLQGEREMASDNKLLGEFELVGIPPAPRGLPQIEVTFDIDANGMVTVSAKDKATSKEQQITIRSSGGLSEDEIDKMVREAEMHAQKDQERKALIDIRNSADTTIYSIEKSLSEYKDKVPKEVVTEIETAISDLRAAMGTENIDDIKAKLDVANKAVSKIGEHMAGGSSGGAPGGGGAQGGDQPPEAEYEEVKK, encoded by the exons ATGGCGACCGCCGCCTTGCTCAGATCTCTCCGTCGACGTGAATTCGCCACTTCTTCTATCTCAGCTTATAGAACT CTTGCTTCCAACACCAAGCCTTCATGGTGCCCATCACTGGTTGGTGCTAAATGGGCTGGTCTGGCTAGACCATTTAG CTCCAAACCTGCTGGAAACGAAATTATTGGGATAGACTTGGGAACCACCAACTCTTGTGTTGCAGTGATGGAGGGGAAG AATCCCAAGGTCATTGAGAATTCTGAAGGAGCCAGAACAACTCCTTCTGTGGTTGCATTTAACCAGAAGGGAGAACTTCTTGTTGGTACTCCAGCCAAACGTCAGGCAGTTACCAATCCTACAAACACTCTTTCTGGGACCAAGCGTCTAATTGGCAGACGCTTTGATGATCCTCAAACACAAAAGGAGATGAAAATGGTCCCTTACAAGATTGTGAAAGGCTCAAATGGAGATGCGTGGGTTGAAGCAAATGGCCAGCAATATTCTCCAAGCCAAATTGGAGCATTTATTCTAACAAAGATGAAGGAAACCGCAGAGGCCTACCTTGGGAAATCTATTAATAAAGCTGTGATCACTGTTCCAGCTTATTTCAATGACGCTCAGAGGCAGGCAACAAAGGACGCTGGGCGAATTGCAGGTCTTGATGTGCAAAGGATTATTAATGAACCTACTGCAGCTGCGCTGTCTTATGGTATGAATAGCAAAGAAGGCCTTGTCGCTGTTTTTGATCTTGGTGGTGGAACATTTGATGTTTCAATCCTGGAGATATCAAATGGTGTTTTTGAG GTCAAGGCAACTAATGGTGACACCTTTTTAGGAGGAGAGGATTTTGACAATGCATTGTTAGAATTTTTAGTGAGCGAGTTTAAGAGGACTGAGGGAATTGACCTATCAAAAGACAAGCTTGCCCTGCAAAGACTCCGAGAGGCAGCCGAGAAAGCTAAGATAGAGCTTTCATCAACATCTCAAACTGATATTAACTTGCCGTTCATCACAGCCGATGCATCAGGGGCTAAACATCTGAATATCACACTGACAAGATCAAAATTTGAGACATTGGTGAACAACTTAATTGAGAGGACAAGGAATCCTTGCAAGAATTGTTTGAAGGATGCTGGAGTATCTTTAAAAGATGTGGATGAGGTCCTCCTTGTTGGAGGTATGACGCGTGTTCCTAAGGTGCAGGAAATAGTTTCTGAGATATTTGGTAAAAGCCCCAGCAAAGGTGTCAATCCAGATGAGGCAGTTGCCATGGGAGCTGCACTTCAAGGTGGTATTCTCCGTGGTGATGTTAAAGAGTTGCTTCTTTTGGATGTAACTCCGCTATCTCTTGGTATTGAGACATTGGGAGGTATCTTCACTAGATTAATAAACAGGAATACTACCATTCCCACAAAGAAAAGCCAG GTGTTTTCTACTGCTGCGGACAACCAAACGCAAGTTGGCATCAAGGTATTACAAGGTGAACGTGAAATGGCATCTGATAATAAGCTTCTGGGTGAATTTGAGCTTGTTGGTATTCCTCCAGCCCCAAGGGGTTTGCCTCAGATTGAGGTCACCTTTGACATAGACGCAAATGGTATGGTAACTGTATCTGCCAAAGACAAGGCTACTAGCAAAGAGCAGCAGATTACAATTCGGTCATCTGGTGGTCTATCAGAAGATGAGATTGACAAGATGGTCAGGGAAGCAGAAATGCATGCCCAGAAGGATCAAGAACGCAAGGCACTTATTGATATCAGGAATAGTGCAGACACTACCATATATAGCATCGAGAAGAGCTTGAGTGAGTACAAGGATAAGGTCCCCAAGGAAGTGGTTACAGAGATCGAGACAGCTATTTCTGATTTGAGAGCAGCAATGGGGACTGAGAACATTGATGATATCAAGGCGAAACTTGATGTGGCAAACAAAGCTGTCTCAAAGATTGGAGAGCACATGGCTGGTGGCAGTTCTGGTGGTGCACCTGGAGGTGGTGGTGCACAAGGAGGAGATCAGCCACCAGAAGCAGAATACGAGGAAGTAAAGAAATAG
- the LOC107008224 gene encoding uncharacterized protein LOC107008224 isoform X1 encodes MSLSIFRFRSYSVPSPLIRCFRSQAALKALAKASEDKIPNLILYNYPSFSGAFAALFTHLYHSHLNLPYLVLPFSSVEPFRVEDLCIDGLQNCYFLDFVGPKGFAEELTRRTSCQIVGFDHRKSALSKIPLNQSSGGSLTFHVNLEKTSSVAVYEHFSSRLSEVGSNKTDAISLLNSTFQDRVENVLKYIDDGDLHRWSLPDIRAFGIGINQWRSKLNCITNPHMYEQLMGIHTGDLIATGNSHISKRLAAAHKLLDKFFKIRLGRGLYGECLGVRADGDPDLSDEIGKELSKKSASVGLRPIGAVIYLQRKNLKMCLRTVDAATDTSEVAKAYGGGGSPCSSSFIIRMDEYNQWRSVHSS; translated from the exons ATGTCTCTGTCAATTTTCCGGTTCCGGAGTTATTCTGTACCATCGCCGTTAATCCGGTGCTTCAGGTCACAAGCAGCATTGAAAGCACTGGCTAAAGCATCTGAAGACAAAATCCCAAATCTCATCCTCTATAATTATCCTTCATTTTCCGGAGCTTTTGCCGCGCTTTTCACTCACCTCTATCATTCTCATCTCAACCTACCTTACCTCGTCTTGCCTTTCTCTTCCGTCGAACCCTTCAG AGTTGAAGATTTGTGTATTGACGGGCTGCAGAATTGCTACTTCCTTGATTTTGTTGGTCCAAAAGGATTTGCGGAGGAGCTTACTCGGCGGACTTCATGCca gatAGTAGGGTTTGATCACCGGAAGTCTGCTCTATCCAAGATCCCTTTGAATCAAAGCTCTGGTGGGAGTCTCACATTTCATGTTAACCTCGAGAAAACTAGTTCAGTTGCTGTTTATGAACATTTCTCTTCTAGGCTTTCAGAGGTTGGATCCAATAAG ACGGATGCTATCAGCTTGCTAAATTCTACTTTTCAAGATCGAGTTGAAAATGTTCTAAAATATATAGATGATGGAGATCTTCACAGGTGGAGTTTGCCTGATATTAGGGCCTTTGGAATTGGAATTAACCAGTGGCGTTCAAAATTGAACTGCATCACTAATCCACATATGTATGAACAG CTAATGGGGATCCACACCGGTGATTTAATTGCTACTGGAAACTCCCATATTTCAAAGAGACTGGCTGCGGCACACAAGTTGCTGGATAAGTTTTTCAAAATTCGGCTGGGGAGAGGACTTTATGGTGAATGCTTG GGGGTTAGAGCTGATGGCGATCCAGACTTAAGTGATGAAATTGGCAAGGAACTAAGCAAGAAAAGCGCTTCAGTTGGACTCAG GCCTATAGGAGCAGTCATATACCTTCAGCGGAAGAATCTCAAGATGTGTCTGAGGACTGTAGATGCTGCTACTGATACTTCAGAAGTTGCCAAG GCATATGGTGGAGGTGGTTCTCCTTGTTCTAGCTCATTTATAATTCGGATGGATGAGTATAACCAGTGGCGCTCAGTGCATTCATCCTAA
- the LOC107008224 gene encoding uncharacterized protein LOC107008224 isoform X2: MSLSIFRFRSYSVPSPLIRCFRSQAALKALAKASEDKIPNLILYNYPSFSGAFAALFTHLYHSHLNLPYLVLPFSSVEPFRIATSLILLVQKDLRRSLLGGLHAIGFDHRKSALSKIPLNQSSGGSLTFHVNLEKTSSVAVYEHFSSRLSEVGSNKTDAISLLNSTFQDRVENVLKYIDDGDLHRWSLPDIRAFGIGINQWRSKLNCITNPHMYEQLMGIHTGDLIATGNSHISKRLAAAHKLLDKFFKIRLGRGLYGECLGVRADGDPDLSDEIGKELSKKSASVGLRPIGAVIYLQRKNLKMCLRTVDAATDTSEVAKAYGGGGSPCSSSFIIRMDEYNQWRSVHSS, encoded by the exons ATGTCTCTGTCAATTTTCCGGTTCCGGAGTTATTCTGTACCATCGCCGTTAATCCGGTGCTTCAGGTCACAAGCAGCATTGAAAGCACTGGCTAAAGCATCTGAAGACAAAATCCCAAATCTCATCCTCTATAATTATCCTTCATTTTCCGGAGCTTTTGCCGCGCTTTTCACTCACCTCTATCATTCTCATCTCAACCTACCTTACCTCGTCTTGCCTTTCTCTTCCGTCGAACCCTTCAG AATTGCTACTTCCTTGATTTTGTTGGTCCAAAAGGATTTGCGGAGGAGCTTACTCGGCGGACTTCATGCca TAGGGTTTGATCACCGGAAGTCTGCTCTATCCAAGATCCCTTTGAATCAAAGCTCTGGTGGGAGTCTCACATTTCATGTTAACCTCGAGAAAACTAGTTCAGTTGCTGTTTATGAACATTTCTCTTCTAGGCTTTCAGAGGTTGGATCCAATAAG ACGGATGCTATCAGCTTGCTAAATTCTACTTTTCAAGATCGAGTTGAAAATGTTCTAAAATATATAGATGATGGAGATCTTCACAGGTGGAGTTTGCCTGATATTAGGGCCTTTGGAATTGGAATTAACCAGTGGCGTTCAAAATTGAACTGCATCACTAATCCACATATGTATGAACAG CTAATGGGGATCCACACCGGTGATTTAATTGCTACTGGAAACTCCCATATTTCAAAGAGACTGGCTGCGGCACACAAGTTGCTGGATAAGTTTTTCAAAATTCGGCTGGGGAGAGGACTTTATGGTGAATGCTTG GGGGTTAGAGCTGATGGCGATCCAGACTTAAGTGATGAAATTGGCAAGGAACTAAGCAAGAAAAGCGCTTCAGTTGGACTCAG GCCTATAGGAGCAGTCATATACCTTCAGCGGAAGAATCTCAAGATGTGTCTGAGGACTGTAGATGCTGCTACTGATACTTCAGAAGTTGCCAAG GCATATGGTGGAGGTGGTTCTCCTTGTTCTAGCTCATTTATAATTCGGATGGATGAGTATAACCAGTGGCGCTCAGTGCATTCATCCTAA